The following are from one region of the Stanieria cyanosphaera PCC 7437 genome:
- a CDS encoding PP2C family protein-serine/threonine phosphatase, with translation MAQILIIDDDSATQLLLKRTLESQGYEITLASDGEEGLIKAKSICPALIICDWIMPRMNGLEVCRQIKSTPELSTTFFILLTSLDSVEDRVKGLDAGSDDFLCKPIEMYELKARVRAGLRIHQLSRDLQRQKQLLEAELIEAAEYVSSILPEPLQSQSLAIDVRFIPSRQLGGDSFDYFWLDSHHLVFYLLDVAGHGLRASLPSLAVINLLRSRGLNNVNYYQPKEVLYSLNQTFQMSDRNDKYFTIWYGVYNRKTKSLVYSSAGHPPGILLSFTDQEQIIEKRLKTPGVPIGMFPDAKYVNGYCSISSHSTLYIFSDGIYEVEPHNSSFWGLEKLINLLKKYQKNPKRNLDQLLGHVREWQPNFQFEDDLSIMQVDFF, from the coding sequence ATGGCTCAAATTTTAATTATTGATGATGACTCGGCAACACAACTTTTACTCAAAAGAACCCTAGAAAGTCAGGGATATGAGATTACTTTAGCTAGCGATGGAGAAGAAGGTTTAATTAAAGCTAAGTCTATTTGTCCAGCTTTGATCATTTGTGATTGGATTATGCCTCGTATGAATGGATTAGAGGTATGTCGTCAGATCAAATCAACTCCAGAATTATCGACTACTTTTTTTATTTTGCTGACTTCGCTTGATTCTGTGGAAGATCGAGTCAAGGGTTTGGATGCAGGTTCAGATGATTTTTTATGTAAACCGATTGAAATGTATGAACTAAAAGCTCGTGTTCGTGCTGGATTAAGAATTCATCAACTCAGTCGTGATTTGCAAAGACAAAAACAATTACTGGAAGCTGAATTAATCGAAGCAGCAGAATATGTTAGTTCTATTTTACCAGAACCGCTTCAATCTCAATCTTTGGCTATTGATGTTCGTTTTATTCCTTCTCGGCAACTAGGCGGAGATAGTTTTGATTATTTTTGGCTTGATTCTCATCATTTAGTTTTCTATTTATTAGATGTTGCAGGTCATGGTTTACGAGCTTCTTTACCTTCTTTAGCCGTAATTAATTTATTACGTTCTCGGGGTTTAAATAATGTTAATTACTATCAACCAAAAGAAGTTTTATACAGTTTAAATCAAACTTTTCAAATGAGCGATCGCAACGATAAGTATTTTACTATTTGGTATGGAGTATATAACCGTAAAACCAAAAGTCTAGTTTATTCTAGTGCCGGTCATCCTCCTGGAATTTTACTAAGTTTTACTGATCAAGAACAAATAATAGAAAAAAGGTTAAAAACTCCTGGAGTTCCGATTGGAATGTTTCCTGATGCGAAATATGTTAATGGCTATTGTTCAATTAGTTCGCATTCAACTCTTTATATTTTTAGTGATGGAATTTATGAAGTTGAACCACATAATAGTTCTTTTTGGGGATTAGAAAAATTGATTAATTTACTCAAAAAATATCAAAAAAACCCTAAACGTAATCTCGATCAACTGCTCGGACACGTCAGAGAATGGCAGCCTAATTTTCAGTTTGAAGATGATTTATCAATTATGCAGGTTGATTTTTTCTAG
- a CDS encoding STAS domain-containing protein: MSSVIQVIEPNGILDGTKAQEFRQKINESIESGAEIILVDFNDVTFMDSSGLGALVLALKSVRAAGAKLFICSINEQIRMLFELTSMDRVFEIFPSREDLEKKLQ, translated from the coding sequence ATGAGTTCTGTCATTCAAGTAATTGAACCTAATGGTATATTAGATGGTACTAAAGCTCAAGAATTTCGCCAAAAGATCAACGAAAGTATCGAAAGCGGAGCAGAGATTATTTTAGTAGATTTTAATGATGTAACCTTTATGGATAGTTCTGGTTTGGGAGCTTTAGTTTTAGCTCTCAAAAGTGTTCGCGCTGCTGGAGCTAAACTATTTATATGTTCAATTAATGAACAAATTAGAATGTTGTTTGAACTTACTAGTATGGATCGAGTTTTTGAAATTTTTCCTAGTCGGGAAGATCTAGAAAAAAAGCTGCAATAG
- a CDS encoding type II toxin-antitoxin system YhaV family toxin: MNPLTCHGWTIFFHPLFNAPWISLVAKVKQLKTKLEPKDFVTHPDTKLLKAIDLGIKDKIPSNPFASYFALQKPLHKYGRLKKMGLPNHYRLFFRAFKEKKVIIILWLGFPRKEGDQKDCYQVFSKKILKGEFPNSLDDFLREYQSE; encoded by the coding sequence ATGAATCCCCTAACTTGTCATGGATGGACTATTTTTTTTCATCCTCTTTTTAACGCTCCATGGATAAGCTTAGTGGCAAAAGTAAAACAACTCAAAACCAAATTAGAACCCAAAGATTTTGTCACTCACCCAGATACTAAACTGCTCAAAGCTATAGATTTAGGAATCAAAGATAAAATTCCTTCAAATCCTTTTGCTAGTTATTTTGCTTTGCAGAAACCTTTACATAAATATGGTCGTCTCAAAAAAATGGGACTTCCAAATCACTATCGTCTATTTTTTAGAGCTTTTAAAGAAAAAAAAGTCATCATTATTCTTTGGTTGGGATTTCCTCGTAAAGAAGGAGATCAGAAAGATTGTTATCAAGTTTTTTCTAAAAAAATTCTCAAAGGAGAATTTCCCAACTCTTTAGATGATTTTTTAAGAGAATACCAGTCAGAATAA